A genomic window from Pecten maximus chromosome 2, xPecMax1.1, whole genome shotgun sequence includes:
- the LOC117321832 gene encoding long-chain fatty acid transport protein 1-like — translation MLGSKSTSTIARLVKDVAYIFIDNMVLIKCAAFFMLGAMLSYGVGLPCSLTTLAVFGVYLVTGGWRFTWVVINTLPRDLRGLSVLLKTKFVIRDHLKSGTTIAKLFTKSANKYPNKACILFEDEVWTFQEVEAYSNSIANYFYNAGFQKGDVVSIYMDNRPQYFCYWLGLSKIGVVSALINYNLRKQQLTHSISAAESRAVIFGKEFTEDIKEAVHGIGRLKLYVTGTNSSNDTSLICLDPLLEKSSKFNPPTVPGKFSEKLFLVFTSGTTGLPKAAVITHTRFFYMSFAIQQMYRLSGKDTLYTSLPLYHTAGGILGVGQVVLGGTTLALRRKFSASKFWEDCARYNCTAGQYIGEICRYLLAQPHRNFDRQHKVRIMFGNGLRPQIWQEFQDRFGVEQMGEFYGATEGNCNTLNPDNRVGAVGFTTMIAPFLYPITLIRVDEQGEHIRDRNGVCIKAKPGERGELVGKIVKGDALREFDGYVNKTATNKKICTSVFKKGDLAFLTGDVLIMDQFGYFYFQDRTGDTFRWRGENVSTMEVEAVISNIVKLCDSVVYGVEIPGLEGRAGMVAIEDQNDNLDLHHLQTELQRSLASYARPVFVRLLKSVATTGTFKLKKVELRQEGFDPNKVKDRLFFMNSKSGSYEPITPQVYRDICNGKIRL, via the exons ATGTTGGGGTCAAAGTCTACCTCGACTATCGCTAGACTGGTCAAAGACGTCGCATACATTTTCATTGACAACATGGTATTGATCAAGTGTGCAGCATTTTTTATGTTGGGAGCTATGCTCTCGTATGGCGTGGGTCTGCCATGCTCCCTGACAACACTGGCGGTGTTCGGTGTTTACCTTGTTACGGGCGGATGGCGTTTTACATGGGTTGTTATAAACACTCTCCCTCGAGACCTCAG ggGGTTGTCAgtattactgaaaacaaaatttgttatTAGAGACCATTTAAAATCAGGAACGACAATTGCAAAGTTATTTACAAAGTCTGCCAACAAGTATCCTAATAAAGCGTGCatcttatttgaggatgaagtCTGGACTTTTCAGGAGGTTGAGGCATACTCCAACTCTATTGCAAATTATTTTTACAATGCTGGATTTCAGAAAGGAGATGTTGTTTCTATTTATATGGACAACAGACCCCAGTATTTCTGCTATTGGCTAGGATTGTCAAAAATAGGAGTTGTGTCGGCTTTAATTAATTACAATCTCCGCAAGCAGCAGCTCACACACTCTATATCTGCAGCAGAGTCTAGGGCAGTCATCTTTGGAAAAGAGTTTACGGAAG ATATAAAGGAGGCGGTGCATGGTATCGGAAGGCTAAAACTGTATGTTACAGGAACCAACAGTTCTAATGATACATCCTTAATATGTCTGGATCCTTTACTGGAAAAGAGTTCAAAGTTCAATCCACCCACAGTTCCAGGAAAATTCAGTG aaaagtTGTTCCTTGTGTTTACATCAGGAACAACAGGTTTACCAAAGGCCGCTGTTATCACACACACCAG GTTTTTCTACATGTCATTTGCTATCCAGCAGATGTACCGGCTGTCGGGGAAGGACACGCTGTACACCTCCCTGCCCCTCTACCACACTGCTGGCGGTATCTTAGGGGTCGGCCAAGTTGTTCTAGGGGGCACTACTCTGGCTCTCCGACGGAAATTTTCTGCCAGCAAGTTCTGGGAGGACTGTGCGAGATACAACTGTACT GCTGGCCAGTACATTGGAGAGATATGTCGGTATTTACTTGCTCAGCCCCACCGTAACTTTGATCGTCAACACAAGGTGAGGATCATGTTTGGCAATGGTCTGCGTCCACAGATTTGGCAGGAATTTCAAGATCGGTTTGGTGTTGAACAAATGGGAGAGTTCTATGGAGCAACTGAAGGCAATTGTAACACAT TGAATCCAGACAATAGGGTAGGAGCTGTCGGCTTCACCACGATGATTGCACCATTTTTGTACCCGATCACACTCATACGCGTTGATGAACAGGGGGAACACATCCGTGACCGAAATGGAGTCTGCATCAAGGCTAAACCAG GTGAACGAGGAGAGTTGGTAGGGAAGATTGTGAAGGGTGATGCTCTCCGAGAATTTGATGGCTATGTCAACAAGACAGCAACCAACAAGAAGATTTGTACCAGTGTTTTCAAGAAAGGTGATCTGGCATTCCTCACGGGAGATGTGCTGATCATGGACCAGTTTGGCTACTTCTACTTCCAGGATCGTACGGGAGACACATTCCGTTGGCGAGGCGAAAACGTGTCCACCATGGAGGTAGAAGCAGTGATCAGTAATATTGTCAAGCTTTGTGACTCTGTGGTGTATGGGGTAGAAATACCGG GCCTAGAAGGAAGAGCGGGGATGGTTGCTATTGAAGATCAGAATGACAATTTAGATCTACATCACCTGCAGACAGAACTACAGAGGTCTCTTGCCTCGTATGCTCGGCCTGTGTTTGTACGACTTTTAAAATCTGTTGCCACTAcag GAACATTTAAGCTGAAAAAGGTGGAGTTACGACAGGAAGGATTTGACCCCAACAAGGTCAAGGACAGACTATTTTTTATGAACTCAAAGAGTGGCAGCTATGAACCAATCACACCACAGGTTTATAGGGACATTTGTAATGGTAAAATTCGCCTTTAG